Proteins encoded together in one Longimicrobiaceae bacterium window:
- a CDS encoding cytochrome P450: protein MTTELDRLPDPPGPRPRVPLGSLMAFRRDPLTFLMRLHDQYGDVSSFRIGKRWFYLLGDPEHVRDVLVTRNRNFIKSMALQRSRVLLGTGLLTSEGDFHLRQRRMAQPAFHRERIAAYARTMTRLAGETAERWSDGETVDAAREMNRLTLAIAGRTLFGADVQGEADEISRALTDALGLFSRLTNPFAFILDRLPVPGTVRMRRARERLDATIYRMIEARRAGGGEGGDLLSMLLAARDDEGDGGAMTDLQLRDEALTLFLAGHETTANALAWTWHLLAANPAAESALHTEVDAALAGRTPTADDLPLLPYTRAVVAESMRLRPPAWSIGREPLADFELGGYRIRAGSVVLMSPWVTHHDARFFPEPEAFRPERWLGDADAAVPRMAYFPFGAGPRKCIGEGFAWMELTLVLATLAQRWRLRPASPAPVLLEPLITLRPRGGLPMRVERRD, encoded by the coding sequence ATGACGACCGAGCTCGACCGCCTGCCCGATCCGCCCGGCCCGCGCCCGCGGGTGCCGCTGGGGTCGCTGATGGCCTTCCGCCGCGACCCGCTGACGTTCCTCATGCGACTGCACGACCAGTACGGGGACGTGAGCAGCTTCCGCATCGGCAAGCGGTGGTTCTACCTGCTGGGCGACCCGGAGCACGTGCGCGACGTGCTGGTCACGCGCAACCGCAACTTCATCAAGAGCATGGCGTTGCAGCGCTCGCGCGTGCTGCTGGGCACGGGCCTGCTCACCAGCGAAGGCGACTTCCACCTGCGGCAGCGGCGCATGGCGCAGCCCGCCTTCCACCGCGAGCGAATCGCCGCGTACGCGCGCACCATGACGCGCCTGGCGGGCGAGACGGCGGAGAGATGGAGCGACGGCGAGACGGTGGATGCCGCGCGGGAGATGAACCGCCTGACGCTCGCCATCGCAGGCCGCACGCTCTTCGGCGCCGACGTGCAGGGCGAGGCCGACGAGATCTCGCGCGCCCTCACCGACGCGCTGGGGCTCTTCTCGCGGCTCACCAACCCGTTCGCCTTCATCCTGGACCGGCTGCCCGTGCCCGGCACCGTGCGCATGCGCCGCGCGCGCGAGCGGCTGGACGCCACCATCTACCGCATGATCGAGGCGCGGCGCGCGGGCGGTGGCGAGGGCGGCGACCTGCTCTCCATGCTTCTGGCCGCCCGTGACGACGAGGGCGACGGCGGCGCCATGACCGACCTCCAGCTGCGCGACGAGGCGCTCACGCTCTTCCTGGCCGGCCACGAGACGACCGCCAACGCGCTCGCGTGGACGTGGCACCTGCTCGCCGCCAACCCCGCCGCCGAGTCCGCCCTCCATACCGAGGTGGACGCCGCCCTCGCCGGCCGCACGCCCACGGCAGACGACCTTCCGCTGCTGCCGTACACGCGCGCCGTCGTGGCGGAGTCCATGCGCCTGCGCCCGCCCGCGTGGAGCATCGGCCGCGAGCCGCTGGCGGACTTCGAGCTGGGCGGCTACCGCATCCGCGCCGGCTCGGTGGTGCTGATGAGCCCGTGGGTCACCCACCACGACGCGCGCTTCTTCCCCGAGCCCGAAGCCTTCCGCCCCGAGCGCTGGCTGGGCGATGCGGACGCGGCCGTCCCGCGCATGGCGTACTTCCCGTTCGGCGCCGGCCCGCGCAAGTGCATCGGCGAAGGGTTCGCGTGGATGGAGCTGACGCTCGTCCTCGCCACCCTGGCCCAGCGCTGGCGCCTCCGTCCCGCCTCCCCCGCGCCGGTCCTCCTCGAACCCCTCATCACCCTCCGCCCCCGCGGCGGCCTACCGATGCGCGTAGAGCGCCGCGACTGA
- a CDS encoding type II toxin-antitoxin system VapC family toxin, with protein MAGKILLDTSVVVDLFSKVPSVERLLKSAEAVYLPSIVLGELLYGAESSRRIAEGLAQVEAFAESTIPLACDHETARFYGKIKNGLRAKGRPIPENDIWIAALARQHGITLATRDAHFREIDGLPLLSW; from the coding sequence ATGGCTGGTAAGATTCTTCTCGACACCAGCGTCGTGGTGGACCTGTTCTCCAAGGTCCCTTCCGTTGAACGCCTACTGAAAAGCGCCGAGGCAGTGTATCTGCCGTCCATCGTGCTTGGGGAACTGTTGTATGGCGCGGAGAGCTCCAGGCGAATCGCTGAGGGCTTAGCGCAGGTTGAGGCATTTGCCGAGAGTACGATTCCGCTCGCTTGTGACCACGAGACGGCTCGATTCTATGGGAAGATCAAGAATGGCCTGAGAGCAAAAGGTCGTCCGATACCCGAGAACGACATCTGGATCGCCGCACTCGCGCGACAGCATGGGATCACCCTGGCCACTCGCGACGCCCATTTCCGAGAGATTGACGGACTGCCGCTGCTTTCCTGGTAG
- a CDS encoding HD domain-containing phosphohydrolase: protein MLNEISTHRGARHHRMLGAALVSAGMVSLAWMADARSRNRKRRSVHRTLIDVLLNALTADDAMTARHSRRVADLTYVVAAAMGMRGAALATARVAALLHDMGKIDDRFFDIVHSHKPLTPEQRAEIEHHPHESAHILGPLEKLHPGIRQIVSSHHECWNGSGYPVGLGGQDIPLSARIIAVADVFDALTQPRKYRDPMPMEDALEELHRGAGTQFDPAVVQLLLSPAIAARWGAIARAGQQDEERVREGEQDEKRTGFKGQGE, encoded by the coding sequence ATGCTGAACGAGATATCCACCCACCGCGGTGCGCGCCACCACCGCATGCTGGGCGCCGCCCTGGTGTCGGCGGGCATGGTGAGCCTGGCGTGGATGGCAGACGCGCGCAGCCGCAACCGCAAGCGCCGGTCGGTGCACCGCACGCTCATAGACGTGCTGCTGAACGCGCTCACGGCAGACGACGCCATGACGGCGCGCCACAGCCGCCGCGTGGCCGACCTCACGTACGTGGTGGCGGCGGCCATGGGCATGCGGGGCGCCGCGCTGGCCACCGCGCGCGTGGCGGCGCTGCTGCACGACATGGGCAAGATCGACGACCGGTTCTTCGACATCGTGCACTCTCACAAGCCGCTCACGCCGGAGCAGCGCGCCGAGATCGAGCACCACCCGCACGAGAGCGCCCACATTTTGGGGCCGCTGGAGAAGCTGCACCCCGGCATCCGCCAGATCGTCTCGTCGCACCACGAGTGCTGGAACGGGAGCGGCTATCCGGTGGGGCTGGGCGGCCAGGACATCCCGCTCTCGGCCCGCATCATCGCCGTGGCCGACGTGTTCGACGCGCTCACGCAGCCGCGCAAGTACCGCGACCCCATGCCCATGGAGGACGCGCTCGAGGAGCTGCACCGCGGCGCGGGGACGCAGTTCGACCCCGCGGTCGTGCAGCTCCTGCTCTCGCCCGCCATCGCGGCGCGGTGGGGTGCCATCGCCCGCGCGGGCCAGCAGGACGAGGAGCGCGTGCGCGAAGGCGAGCAGGACGAGAAGCGGACCGGTTTCAAGGGCCAGGGCGAGTAG